The following proteins are co-located in the Delphinus delphis chromosome 5, mDelDel1.2, whole genome shotgun sequence genome:
- the LOC132425409 gene encoding platelet basic protein isoform X3 — translation MSLRGSTTSSCTRAIPLPVLQVLLPMSLLLTTLVPSTTGEPKSMDRRLYIELRCSCVKTTSGIHPSNIQGLEVIRAGPHCTKVEVIAMLKNGKKICLDAEAPRIKKIVQKILEDGGSAA, via the exons ATGAGCCTCAGGGGCAGCACCACCTCCTCCTGTACCAGGGCCATCCCACTTCCTGTCCTGCAGGTGTTGCTGCCGATGTCACTGCTCCTGACCACGCTGGTTCCCTCCACCACTGGAGAAC CTAAAAGTATGGATAGAAGGCTGTACATTGAACTTCGCTGCTCATGTGTGAAGACCACCTCTGGCATTCATCCCAGTAACATCCAAGGTTTGGAAGTGATCAGGGCAGGACCCCACTGCACCAAAGTCGAAGTAAT AGCAATGTTgaagaatgggaagaaaatctGTCTGGACGCAGAAGCTCCCAGAATCAAGAAAATAGTccagaaaatattggaagatgGTGGGTCAGCTGCTTAA
- the LOC132425409 gene encoding C-X-C motif chemokine 6 isoform X1, which produces MRRTRRSHGVLELQIPPLLPPEPLSLSLFATMRLLSSHAARIPGPSGSLCLLLALLLLTPPGPLASAGPVAVIVRELRCMCLTTTPGIHPKMVSNLKVIAPGPQCSKVEVVATLKNKKEVCLDPEAPLIKKVIQKMLDSGNKKN; this is translated from the exons ATGCGGAGGACCCGAAGAAGTCACGGTGTTCTAGAGCTTCAAATcccaccccttctccctcctgAACCCCTCTCGCTGAGTCTCTTCGCCACTATGAGACTCCTGTCCAGCCACGCCGCCCGCATCCCCGGCCCTTCGGGCTCACTGTGCTTGCTGCTCGCGCTGCTGCTGCTGACGCCGCCAGGGCCCCTCGCCAGCG CGGGTCCTGTCGCGGTCATAGTGAGAGAGCTGCGTTGCATGTGCTTAACCACCACACCGGGGATTCATCCCAAAATGGTCAGTAATCTGAAGGTGATCGCCCCAGGACCGCAGTGCTCCAAGGTGGAAGTGGT aGCCACCTTGAAGAACAAAAAGGAAGTCTGTCTGGACCCAGAAGCTCCTCTGATCAAGAAGGTCATCCAGAAAATGTTGGACAG tggaaacaagaaaaattaa
- the LOC132425409 gene encoding C-X-C motif chemokine 6 isoform X2 produces MRLLSSHAARIPGPSGSLCLLLALLLLTPPGPLASAGPVAVIVRELRCMCLTTTPGIHPKMVSNLKVIAPGPQCSKVEVVATLKNKKEVCLDPEAPLIKKVIQKMLDRAMLKNGKKICLDAEAPRIKKIVQKILEDGGSAA; encoded by the exons ATGAGACTCCTGTCCAGCCACGCCGCCCGCATCCCCGGCCCTTCGGGCTCACTGTGCTTGCTGCTCGCGCTGCTGCTGCTGACGCCGCCAGGGCCCCTCGCCAGCG CGGGTCCTGTCGCGGTCATAGTGAGAGAGCTGCGTTGCATGTGCTTAACCACCACACCGGGGATTCATCCCAAAATGGTCAGTAATCTGAAGGTGATCGCCCCAGGACCGCAGTGCTCCAAGGTGGAAGTGGT aGCCACCTTGAAGAACAAAAAGGAAGTCTGTCTGGACCCAGAAGCTCCTCTGATCAAGAAGGTCATCCAGAAAATGTTGGACAG AGCAATGTTgaagaatgggaagaaaatctGTCTGGACGCAGAAGCTCCCAGAATCAAGAAAATAGTccagaaaatattggaagatgGTGGGTCAGCTGCTTAA
- the LOC132425409 gene encoding C-X-C motif chemokine 6 isoform X4, with translation MRLLSSHAARIPGPSGSLCLLLALLLLTPPGPLASAGPVAVIVRELRCMCLTTTPGIHPKMVSNLKVIAPGPQCSKVEVVATLKNKKEVCLDPEAPLIKKVIQKMLDS, from the exons ATGAGACTCCTGTCCAGCCACGCCGCCCGCATCCCCGGCCCTTCGGGCTCACTGTGCTTGCTGCTCGCGCTGCTGCTGCTGACGCCGCCAGGGCCCCTCGCCAGCG CGGGTCCTGTCGCGGTCATAGTGAGAGAGCTGCGTTGCATGTGCTTAACCACCACACCGGGGATTCATCCCAAAATGGTCAGTAATCTGAAGGTGATCGCCCCAGGACCGCAGTGCTCCAAGGTGGAAGTGGT aGCCACCTTGAAGAACAAAAAGGAAGTCTGTCTGGACCCAGAAGCTCCTCTGATCAAGAAGGTCATCCAGAAAATGTTGGACAG CTAA
- the PF4 gene encoding platelet factor 4 translates to MSLAAGTRAPGPRPSPGLLLLLAVALAQESSLPTVPGPPAADSEGGAGDLRCVCVKTTSAVHPRSISSLEVIGAGLHCPSPQLIATLKDGRKICLDPQNPLSKKIIKKLLKS, encoded by the exons ATGAGCCTGGCAGCTGGCACCCGCGCCCCCGGCCCGCGGCCCAGCCCCGGGCTGCTGCTCCTACTAGCCGTCGCTCTCGCCCAAG AGTCGTCACTCCCCACTGTCCCCGGCCCACCCGCAGCAGACTCTGAAGGTGGAGCTGGAGACCTGCGCTGCGTGTGTGTGAAGACCACCTCTGCGGTCCATCCCCGGAGCATCTCCAGCCTGGAGGTGATCGGGGCTGGACTCCACTGCCCCAGCCCCCAACTGAT AGCTACGCTTAAGGATGGGAGGAAAATTTGTCTGGACCCGCAGAATCCTCTGTCtaagaaaataatcaagaaaCTTTTGAAGAGTTAG